In the genome of Methanopyrus kandleri AV19, one region contains:
- a CDS encoding NAD(+)/NADH kinase — translation MFRPQVVGVTGRTDLGRAVRVAERVCRLCDREGFEVLVDDSLGIGEYPRVNLKDMGKEVDMIITIGGDGTILRVSRITSEYEVPILGVNLGKFGFLTEVSESGLKEAVSRLARGDFNLEEHRKLRIKIGGSDEGDALNEVTVITSRPAKMIRYRLSIDGFELETTWADGVLVATPTGSTAYSLSAGGPIVEPQVECSIITPLNPFKLEARPMVVSMDRRVEIDVDDPERAEVVVDGQEYMNLDGTVSVTRSPNVARFIRFGSTYFERLKEKFLRWD, via the coding sequence ATGTTCCGACCGCAGGTCGTCGGTGTGACCGGCAGAACGGACCTGGGTAGAGCAGTGCGGGTCGCGGAGAGAGTGTGTCGTCTTTGCGACCGGGAAGGGTTCGAAGTCCTAGTGGACGATTCGCTGGGGATCGGCGAATACCCCCGGGTTAACTTGAAAGACATGGGCAAAGAGGTCGATATGATCATCACGATCGGCGGTGATGGGACCATACTCCGCGTCTCGAGGATTACGTCAGAGTATGAGGTGCCGATCTTGGGTGTGAACCTAGGAAAGTTCGGATTCCTAACCGAGGTGAGTGAGAGTGGCCTGAAGGAAGCCGTATCTCGGCTCGCTCGGGGAGATTTCAACCTAGAAGAACACCGAAAGCTCAGGATAAAGATAGGGGGATCCGACGAAGGAGACGCTCTCAACGAGGTCACCGTGATCACGAGTCGACCTGCTAAAATGATCAGGTACCGGCTGTCCATCGACGGGTTCGAGTTGGAGACCACGTGGGCGGACGGTGTACTAGTGGCGACCCCGACGGGTTCCACCGCCTACTCCCTCTCAGCCGGAGGTCCAATCGTGGAGCCACAGGTGGAGTGTTCCATTATTACTCCTCTGAACCCGTTCAAGCTGGAGGCACGGCCTATGGTGGTTTCCATGGACCGACGCGTGGAGATCGACGTGGACGACCCTGAGCGTGCCGAGGTCGTCGTCGACGGGCAGGAGTACATGAATCTCGACGGCACGGTGTCCGTTACGCGATCCCCGAACGTGGCGCGGTTTATACGGTTCGGGTCGACGTACTTCGAGCGGTTGAAGGAAAAGTTCCTGAGGTGGGATTGA
- the hemC gene encoding hydroxymethylbilane synthase: MSETIRVATRSSRLAIIQTREVIELLERESPRDVEVEIVKTKSRGDVVRDRPLHKLGEKGVFVKEVDRLVLEGKADIAVHSAKDVPSVVDYPVDVAAVPPRRDPRECLVSRHGGLKELPRGATVGTSSPRRRAQILLERPDLKVEPMRGNVDTRVSKVRRREYDAAVLAKVGLDRLGMTSEVSEVYDPEEFVPPAGQGALMITCRKDDDRVKRLLEVVDDEKSRVEVETEKAVVRELGVGCSEPVGVHVRARDGDHVRLVLGLFEEDGSCGHVLKMRGSPEDVVREAVSQAREVLSDG, encoded by the coding sequence GTGTCGGAGACGATCCGAGTCGCCACTCGATCCAGCCGTCTGGCGATTATCCAGACCCGGGAGGTAATCGAGCTGCTGGAGCGGGAATCCCCGCGTGACGTCGAGGTTGAGATCGTGAAGACGAAGTCACGTGGGGACGTCGTTCGGGATCGACCCCTCCACAAGCTGGGTGAGAAGGGTGTGTTCGTGAAAGAGGTTGACAGGCTGGTACTCGAAGGTAAGGCCGATATCGCCGTTCACAGCGCCAAAGACGTTCCTTCCGTCGTAGATTATCCCGTGGATGTGGCGGCTGTGCCTCCCCGGAGGGACCCCCGAGAATGTCTGGTGTCGCGACACGGCGGACTCAAAGAACTTCCGCGGGGAGCTACCGTGGGGACCAGCAGTCCTAGACGGCGCGCGCAGATCCTCCTAGAAAGACCTGACTTGAAGGTGGAGCCGATGCGCGGGAACGTAGACACCAGGGTCTCCAAGGTGAGGCGGAGGGAGTACGACGCCGCCGTTCTCGCCAAAGTCGGGTTGGACCGGCTCGGGATGACATCCGAGGTTTCCGAGGTGTACGACCCGGAAGAGTTCGTGCCGCCGGCGGGCCAAGGGGCCCTGATGATCACCTGCCGCAAGGACGACGATCGCGTTAAACGCCTTCTGGAAGTCGTGGACGACGAGAAGAGTCGGGTGGAAGTCGAGACGGAGAAGGCCGTCGTGAGGGAGCTCGGAGTGGGTTGCTCGGAGCCTGTAGGAGTCCACGTGCGAGCTCGCGACGGTGATCACGTGAGGTTGGTGCTGGGACTGTTCGAAGAAGACGGCTCTTGCGGCCACGTACTCAAGATGCGGGGCTCGCCTGAGGACGTCGTCCGTGAGGCGGTGTCTCAGGCTAGGGAGGTGTTATCGGATGGGTGA
- a CDS encoding translation initiation factor IF-5A: protein MAVKKVEVRQLKKGKYIMIDDEPCKIVEYTTSSPGKHGSAKARIVAVGLFDGKKRTLTKPVDAKVDVPVIERKTAQVVSDMGDTVQLMDMETYETFEVQKPEDEELASQLEPGTMVEYMEAAGKRKIVGIKEEE, encoded by the coding sequence GTGGCCGTGAAGAAAGTCGAGGTGCGGCAGCTTAAGAAGGGCAAGTACATCATGATCGACGACGAGCCGTGTAAGATTGTGGAGTACACCACGTCCTCACCGGGTAAGCACGGTTCGGCGAAGGCGCGGATCGTAGCGGTAGGGCTGTTCGACGGTAAGAAGCGCACGCTTACTAAACCGGTGGACGCGAAGGTGGATGTACCGGTGATCGAGCGGAAGACAGCCCAGGTAGTCTCCGATATGGGTGATACGGTGCAGCTGATGGATATGGAAACCTACGAGACATTCGAAGTTCAGAAGCCGGAGGACGAGGAACTCGCCTCGCAGCTTGAACCGGGAACCATGGTGGAGTACATGGAGGCAGCGGGCAAGCGTAAAATTGTGGGAATCAAGGAGGAAGAGTGA
- a CDS encoding pyruvoyl-dependent arginine decarboxylase, with translation MLGVPKKYALVSGTGEADTSLAAFDAALIDAGIGDCNLVELSSILPPNAEEDDLPEFPPGSIVPAVVAKAVGRGLVSSCICVGRLESGLGIVSERAATDSVETVRRLAKRDVEEMARLRGEKLVEVRTVTASTEPEDAEWAAAVAAVVFWG, from the coding sequence TTGCTGGGAGTACCTAAGAAGTACGCCCTAGTATCCGGAACCGGCGAGGCAGATACGTCCCTAGCGGCCTTCGACGCCGCGCTGATCGATGCGGGGATAGGTGACTGCAACCTCGTGGAGCTGTCCAGCATACTTCCCCCGAACGCTGAGGAGGACGACCTTCCGGAGTTCCCACCCGGGTCCATAGTGCCGGCCGTAGTAGCGAAGGCCGTGGGACGCGGCCTGGTGTCGAGCTGCATCTGCGTAGGAAGGCTGGAGTCCGGTCTCGGGATCGTTTCGGAACGGGCCGCCACCGATAGCGTAGAAACGGTTCGGAGGCTCGCTAAAAGGGACGTCGAGGAGATGGCTAGACTCCGCGGTGAGAAGCTCGTGGAAGTGCGCACGGTCACGGCTTCTACCGAGCCCGAGGACGCGGAATGGGCGGCGGCGGTAGCGGCGGTGGTCTTCTGGGGGTGA
- a CDS encoding histone family protein produces MDPDLPTNVLEEILKKSARSADGVLGVRMSAKKEYYRVIESLSLALAELSVLAARHAGRKTVKAEDVELAAATLDVISSIRDPRGRGGSRG; encoded by the coding sequence TTGGACCCCGATCTCCCGACGAACGTTCTGGAAGAGATACTCAAGAAGTCGGCCCGATCCGCCGACGGAGTCCTCGGCGTCAGGATGAGTGCCAAGAAGGAGTACTATCGGGTGATCGAGTCCCTCAGCCTAGCACTGGCGGAGTTGTCGGTTCTCGCGGCCCGTCACGCGGGCAGGAAGACCGTAAAGGCGGAAGACGTCGAGCTAGCGGCAGCTACTCTCGATGTGATCTCTTCCATTCGCGACCCTCGCGGTAGAGGTGGATCCAGAGGGTGA
- the sucC gene encoding ADP-forming succinate--CoA ligase subunit beta gives MIRLLEYQAKHLLKEAGVPIPEGDVARTSADAARIAAELGGPVAVKAQVPVGARGKAGGILFADDPEGARKAARKLLGSRIRGETVRKVLVEEKLDIAEEWYVSITLDRAKRRPVLLVSREGGVDIEEVPDEKIARRYLDPILGLRPFEAREAILEAGIPKEHLRDVEEVITSMYEVFESYDAHLVEINPLVLTENGEVVAADAVVNLDEDAANIRHPEFAEETRDFPFVELDGDIGIIANGAGLTMATIDLVKDLGGKPANFLDVGGGAYPTLIRRAILTVAELDVKVILLNIFGGITRCDEVAEGIVQALDDVDVPLVVRLVGTNEEEGHRILREHGVDVYTELKEAVERAVELAGA, from the coding sequence ATGATCAGGCTGTTGGAGTACCAGGCTAAGCATCTGCTCAAGGAGGCCGGGGTGCCGATTCCAGAAGGCGACGTCGCCCGCACCTCGGCGGACGCGGCCCGGATCGCCGCCGAACTCGGGGGACCGGTGGCCGTCAAGGCGCAGGTGCCCGTCGGGGCCCGTGGTAAAGCCGGGGGTATCCTGTTCGCGGACGACCCGGAAGGGGCCAGAAAGGCCGCCCGGAAGCTGCTCGGCTCGCGGATCCGGGGTGAGACCGTCAGGAAGGTGCTCGTGGAAGAGAAACTGGACATAGCCGAGGAATGGTACGTGTCCATAACGCTCGACCGTGCGAAGCGTAGGCCCGTACTCCTCGTCTCCCGCGAAGGTGGAGTAGATATCGAAGAGGTTCCGGACGAGAAGATCGCCCGCAGGTACCTCGACCCGATCCTAGGATTACGCCCCTTCGAAGCTCGAGAGGCGATCCTCGAGGCGGGTATCCCGAAGGAGCACCTGCGGGACGTCGAGGAAGTGATCACATCCATGTACGAGGTGTTCGAGAGCTACGACGCTCACCTCGTGGAGATCAACCCGCTAGTTCTTACGGAGAACGGGGAGGTAGTGGCCGCGGACGCTGTCGTGAACCTGGACGAAGACGCCGCCAATATCCGGCACCCGGAGTTCGCCGAAGAGACCCGCGATTTCCCCTTCGTCGAGCTCGACGGTGACATCGGTATCATCGCCAACGGTGCGGGTCTCACCATGGCCACCATAGATCTCGTTAAGGATCTCGGTGGTAAGCCCGCCAACTTCTTGGACGTAGGTGGTGGGGCTTACCCGACGCTCATCCGTAGAGCCATCCTCACCGTGGCCGAGCTGGACGTGAAAGTGATCCTCCTCAACATCTTCGGTGGCATCACTCGGTGTGACGAGGTGGCGGAAGGTATCGTTCAAGCCCTCGACGACGTGGACGTCCCGCTCGTGGTGAGGCTCGTGGGGACGAACGAGGAGGAAGGTCATCGCATACTCCGCGAGCACGGGGTCGACGTCTACACCGAGCTTAAGGAGGCGGTCGAACGCGCGGTCGAGTTAGCGGGGGCTTAG
- a CDS encoding inositol monophosphatase family protein, with protein MRETVEKIVKERVLPEVSKVRRGWVEVGRGADGTPTMRVDEVAEREFLRGLEEEGVDARVISEESGEMRVGEAPEVTLVLDPLDGSHNASRGLPFYCVSVGIADPEAETLDDVEEGLVVSELLTFGPGDVEEKPVVERPLVSAYYYGSDRMPVEFSRGRFKLRCLGSVALELALVGKGALDGFVDVRGSLRPTDVAGAFGAARGELAFIFARNGRELDPSEIPLRPDFRFELATARSEDEARELFEALKEDVGIRVAQRLFGKHPEGLSEHALCGKLGEECCELAHAVGKEEGYGEELADVFALVMNLANELDVDVLTELRRKFRRVFGCSDRRSSV; from the coding sequence GTGAGAGAGACCGTCGAGAAGATCGTCAAGGAGCGGGTTTTACCGGAGGTATCCAAGGTACGTCGTGGTTGGGTCGAAGTCGGTAGGGGTGCGGACGGAACTCCGACGATGCGGGTGGACGAGGTAGCGGAGCGGGAGTTCCTCCGCGGGTTAGAAGAGGAGGGCGTGGACGCGAGGGTAATCAGCGAGGAATCCGGTGAGATGCGTGTGGGTGAGGCCCCCGAGGTAACGCTGGTCTTAGACCCGCTCGACGGCTCACACAATGCCAGTCGCGGTCTTCCGTTCTACTGCGTTTCAGTCGGTATCGCCGATCCGGAGGCCGAGACTCTGGATGACGTGGAAGAGGGTTTGGTGGTTTCGGAACTGCTGACCTTCGGTCCCGGTGACGTCGAAGAGAAGCCGGTGGTGGAACGCCCGCTGGTTTCGGCGTACTACTACGGATCGGACCGGATGCCGGTTGAGTTCTCCCGGGGTCGTTTCAAGCTCCGTTGCTTGGGGTCAGTGGCCTTGGAACTGGCTTTAGTGGGGAAGGGAGCTCTGGACGGGTTCGTAGACGTTCGGGGCAGTCTGCGCCCTACGGACGTAGCGGGGGCATTCGGAGCTGCGCGAGGTGAGCTAGCCTTCATATTCGCGCGGAACGGTCGGGAGCTGGATCCTTCTGAGATACCACTGCGACCGGACTTCCGCTTCGAACTGGCAACGGCCCGGAGCGAAGATGAGGCTCGGGAGCTCTTCGAGGCCCTGAAGGAGGACGTGGGTATCCGTGTGGCGCAGCGTCTGTTCGGTAAGCATCCCGAAGGACTCTCGGAACACGCTCTGTGCGGTAAGTTAGGTGAGGAATGCTGCGAACTGGCTCACGCCGTGGGTAAGGAAGAGGGGTACGGGGAGGAGCTCGCGGACGTGTTCGCTCTCGTCATGAACCTAGCGAACGAGCTCGACGTGGACGTTTTGACGGAACTGCGGCGTAAGTTTCGGAGGGTGTTCGGATGTTCCGACCGCAGGTCGTCGGTGTGA
- a CDS encoding NOB1 family endonuclease: protein MTTYVLDTSALIKGVPPELLDGPAYTVPEVIEELKDDLSRVRYEVASVRVKEPEDWAVRRARRRAKVTGDLPRLSKTDLKVLALAIELMEEQDVVLVSSDYSVQNVALTLGIRVYGPVHGEVDEVIGPGGRRWRPSV, encoded by the coding sequence TTGACCACCTACGTCCTCGATACATCAGCATTAATCAAGGGTGTGCCTCCGGAGCTCCTGGACGGTCCCGCTTACACGGTTCCGGAGGTTATCGAGGAGCTTAAGGATGATCTTTCCCGCGTGAGGTATGAGGTTGCGTCGGTAAGGGTCAAGGAACCCGAAGACTGGGCGGTTCGCCGCGCGCGCAGGCGCGCTAAGGTCACGGGTGACCTACCTCGGTTGTCGAAGACGGACCTGAAGGTTCTCGCGCTCGCCATCGAGTTGATGGAAGAGCAGGACGTAGTCCTAGTCAGCTCCGATTACAGCGTCCAGAACGTGGCGCTTACACTGGGTATTCGGGTGTACGGGCCCGTCCACGGCGAGGTGGACGAGGTAATCGGGCCGGGGGGACGACGTTGGAGACCGTCGGTGTAA
- the pyrF gene encoding orotidine-5'-phosphate decarboxylase has protein sequence MLEPDTRLIVALDVSPDRAVEIAETLDGYVDGFKVGYEVVLAEGAAGIERVAEVLEESFLLVDLKTADIPEISRSIVERVSEAGANAAIVHGFVGPDVVEECAEVLPVFVVATMSHPGAREFYDRACRDIVKACDDIDGVVGYVAPATRPERVREVRKITDKLIASPGVGAQGAAPGDAVRAGADFEIVGRAITEAHDPVEAAKDLTRAMRTSRPAER, from the coding sequence GTGCTCGAACCCGATACGCGCCTGATCGTTGCGCTGGACGTGTCACCGGATCGCGCGGTGGAGATCGCGGAAACACTTGACGGATACGTCGACGGGTTCAAAGTAGGGTACGAAGTGGTGCTGGCCGAAGGGGCGGCGGGGATAGAGCGGGTCGCCGAAGTGCTAGAAGAATCGTTCCTGCTCGTGGATTTGAAAACGGCGGACATTCCGGAGATATCGCGGTCGATCGTCGAGCGTGTGAGCGAGGCCGGCGCCAACGCCGCCATAGTTCACGGGTTCGTAGGTCCGGACGTCGTCGAGGAATGCGCTGAGGTGCTACCGGTGTTCGTGGTAGCTACGATGAGTCACCCGGGGGCGCGGGAGTTCTACGATCGAGCTTGCCGGGACATCGTTAAAGCATGCGACGACATCGACGGTGTTGTCGGGTACGTGGCCCCGGCGACGAGACCCGAGAGAGTCCGGGAGGTCCGGAAGATCACCGACAAGCTCATCGCCAGCCCCGGTGTAGGAGCTCAGGGAGCGGCGCCCGGTGACGCGGTGCGAGCTGGTGCGGATTTCGAGATAGTCGGTCGGGCGATCACGGAAGCGCACGACCCCGTGGAAGCGGCGAAGGATTTGACTCGGGCGATGAGGACTTCCAGGCCGGCCGAACGGTGA
- a CDS encoding CooT family nickel-binding protein, which translates to MCEFTVKLGGEVIAEDVLYLEVTEEGVVLRDVMGEEQVIEGAQVKRIDMDEHVVELER; encoded by the coding sequence ATGTGTGAGTTCACTGTCAAACTAGGTGGTGAGGTGATCGCGGAGGACGTCCTGTACCTGGAAGTGACGGAGGAGGGTGTCGTACTGCGCGACGTGATGGGGGAGGAACAGGTGATCGAAGGTGCCCAAGTCAAGCGCATCGACATGGACGAGCACGTGGTGGAGCTCGAGCGCTGA
- a CDS encoding pantoate kinase — MKLSVPGALTGFFHPQPGKTPKDTGSPGFGLAVDSVVIVRVRRLRAERLRVRADHPIDSRIARKCYEVLDPDGGLSVRYEFSVPPGCGLGTSAASALGTLAAGAAEIGLEVSPEWIARRAYEIELELGTGIGDVVTIWHGGAVLRVGPGYPDEVLIHRIPVEPDLRVLIYEPRPIETREALDGLSGTEVALRYLKELERHPDLELALRRSLEFAERLGFSEEVKLAKELSHKHLGASIAMLSRTVFAVSWEQDPQADVELPVSCSSFPEIISGISEIQCERGLRDV; from the coding sequence TTGAAACTCTCCGTCCCCGGTGCCCTGACGGGCTTTTTTCACCCGCAGCCCGGTAAGACGCCGAAAGACACAGGATCGCCCGGCTTCGGCCTAGCCGTCGATTCCGTTGTGATCGTACGTGTCCGACGCCTTCGGGCTGAGCGTCTCAGAGTTCGCGCAGATCATCCAATCGACTCTCGAATAGCCCGGAAGTGCTACGAAGTGCTCGATCCCGATGGGGGCCTCAGCGTTCGTTACGAATTCTCCGTACCCCCTGGTTGCGGCTTAGGGACCAGTGCGGCCTCCGCCCTGGGAACGTTGGCGGCCGGGGCCGCCGAGATAGGTCTCGAGGTGAGCCCCGAGTGGATCGCACGTCGCGCTTACGAGATAGAGCTAGAGCTAGGTACGGGCATCGGTGACGTGGTAACGATCTGGCACGGCGGAGCCGTCCTCCGGGTCGGACCCGGGTACCCGGACGAGGTTCTCATCCACCGAATACCAGTCGAACCGGACCTCCGTGTCCTGATCTATGAGCCCCGACCTATCGAGACTCGCGAGGCACTCGATGGACTTTCGGGCACCGAGGTAGCCCTCAGGTACCTGAAGGAACTCGAGAGGCACCCGGATCTCGAACTCGCGCTCCGTAGGTCGTTGGAATTCGCCGAACGGCTCGGATTCTCCGAGGAAGTTAAGCTCGCCAAGGAGCTCTCCCACAAGCACCTGGGAGCTTCGATCGCCATGCTCAGTCGAACGGTTTTCGCGGTATCGTGGGAACAGGATCCACAAGCCGACGTCGAGCTCCCTGTATCCTGCAGCTCCTTCCCGGAAATCATTTCAGGAATTTCCGAAATTCAGTGTGAACGGGGACTGAGAGATGTGTGA
- the sucD gene encoding succinate--CoA ligase subunit alpha, whose amino-acid sequence MLDSDTRVLVQGITGRHGSFHTKLMLEYGTEIVAGVTPGRGGQEVHGVPVYDTVEEAVEETDAEASVIFVPAPQAPDAVMEAIEAGLDPIVVITEHIPAHDTMRFVELARWEGIRIIGPNTPGIIVPPERVKLGIMPHQVFTEGEVAVASRSGTLTYEIVQAMTEAGLGQSLCVGLGGDQIVGTTFIDFLEYVREDDRTEAVVLIGEIGGNAEELAAEYIAETDFPKPVVAYIAGRHAPPGKRMGHAGAIIERGRGTAESKIEAFRKAGVDVAEKPWEVPELLREYL is encoded by the coding sequence TTGTTAGACTCAGACACGCGCGTCCTCGTGCAGGGTATCACGGGCCGGCACGGAAGTTTCCATACGAAGCTAATGCTGGAGTACGGGACCGAAATCGTCGCCGGCGTAACCCCCGGCCGGGGCGGCCAGGAGGTTCACGGGGTCCCGGTCTACGACACCGTCGAAGAAGCCGTCGAAGAGACCGACGCCGAGGCTTCCGTCATATTCGTTCCAGCTCCGCAGGCACCCGACGCGGTCATGGAAGCCATCGAGGCGGGGCTCGATCCCATCGTCGTGATCACCGAGCACATACCGGCTCACGACACCATGCGGTTCGTCGAGCTAGCCCGGTGGGAAGGTATCCGCATTATCGGCCCTAACACTCCCGGAATCATCGTACCGCCGGAGCGGGTGAAGCTGGGGATCATGCCTCATCAAGTGTTCACCGAGGGTGAAGTGGCCGTAGCGTCGAGGAGCGGTACCCTCACGTACGAGATCGTTCAGGCGATGACCGAGGCCGGACTCGGTCAGTCCCTCTGCGTGGGACTCGGGGGCGACCAAATCGTCGGAACTACCTTCATAGACTTCTTGGAGTACGTCCGGGAAGATGATCGCACCGAGGCCGTGGTTCTCATCGGGGAGATAGGTGGAAATGCGGAAGAGCTCGCCGCCGAGTACATCGCGGAAACCGACTTCCCGAAGCCCGTCGTCGCCTACATCGCCGGCCGTCACGCCCCACCCGGCAAACGTATGGGCCACGCCGGGGCCATCATCGAGAGAGGTCGTGGAACCGCGGAGTCCAAGATCGAAGCTTTCCGAAAGGCAGGAGTCGATGTAGCCGAGAAGCCGTGGGAAGTGCCGGAGCTGCTTCGGGAGTACCTCTAG
- a CDS encoding arginase family protein: protein MWESRRKSEPRFPLSFSSDDVKSPDVAVVGLPRERVLPEYPTGQAEAPNAVRSAASTLDFYDPEVGDPLEILTLVDEGNLRTFEPESEPEIFVVLGGDHSITPEIVQELTPRRLLWLDAHPDLRRSERHDGALRGCLEIVDEVFLVGVRCWSREEYDVFREHEHVVSVDHGDITEVIDDVDYVSLDLDVLDPSVVPGVTTPEPGGLPYRLCADILRWAGRKRAHLDVVELCPTVESHVSPVTAARLVGEYLKGVAER from the coding sequence TTGTGGGAATCAAGGAGGAAGAGTGAACCCCGCTTCCCACTCTCGTTTTCATCCGACGACGTGAAATCCCCGGATGTAGCCGTAGTCGGACTTCCCAGGGAGCGTGTGCTCCCAGAGTACCCGACCGGACAAGCCGAGGCTCCGAACGCCGTGAGGTCGGCGGCTTCCACCCTGGACTTTTACGACCCGGAGGTCGGTGACCCGCTGGAAATCCTGACCCTGGTAGATGAGGGGAACCTCAGGACGTTCGAGCCTGAAAGCGAGCCCGAGATATTCGTGGTGCTCGGCGGCGATCACTCTATCACGCCCGAAATCGTTCAAGAACTCACCCCACGGCGTTTGCTCTGGCTGGACGCGCACCCGGACCTCCGTAGATCCGAACGTCACGACGGGGCCCTACGGGGCTGCCTGGAGATCGTCGACGAGGTGTTCTTGGTAGGCGTCAGGTGTTGGTCCCGGGAAGAGTACGACGTGTTCCGCGAGCACGAGCACGTGGTCTCCGTCGATCACGGAGATATAACCGAGGTAATCGACGACGTGGACTACGTGTCGCTAGACCTCGACGTCCTGGATCCGTCCGTAGTCCCGGGTGTAACCACTCCAGAACCGGGGGGACTCCCGTACCGCCTCTGCGCCGACATCTTGAGATGGGCCGGTCGGAAGCGTGCTCACCTAGATGTAGTCGAGCTCTGTCCCACGGTCGAAAGCCACGTGTCGCCGGTGACGGCCGCCCGCTTGGTGGGCGAATACCTCAAGGGAGTGGCTGAAAGGTGA
- a CDS encoding deoxyhypusine synthase family protein — MKRETFRYRGDMDLDGFLREMERVGALGAGRLGRAARILEKMWSSDDVTVLLTVAGPAVAGGLGELFERLIREGLVDAVITSGANVVHDALDALGGIHVCLGERNVDGYGRVHDTHIPTEAFEKFEHFMREVLSDLSGRVSCRELLWEMGKRLESGFLRAAADEGVPIYSPGILDSMVGLHVWIHSQDHDFHLDLVDDMHHLADLVFEAEELGAIILGGSVPKHFAMGAAMLRGGLDYAVQITMDRPETGSLSGAPLEEGKSWEKVREDAEVATIVGDYLIIFPLLASGVMQRLGIV, encoded by the coding sequence GTGAAGCGTGAAACGTTCAGGTATCGAGGCGACATGGACCTCGACGGGTTCCTGCGAGAGATGGAACGCGTCGGCGCGTTAGGCGCCGGAAGATTGGGTAGAGCGGCACGGATCTTGGAGAAGATGTGGTCTTCGGACGACGTCACGGTCCTCCTCACCGTAGCCGGCCCTGCGGTAGCGGGTGGACTCGGCGAGCTCTTCGAGCGGCTCATCCGTGAAGGCCTCGTCGACGCCGTGATCACGTCCGGCGCTAACGTAGTTCACGACGCCCTGGACGCCCTCGGCGGTATCCACGTGTGCTTGGGAGAGCGCAACGTCGATGGGTACGGTCGGGTTCATGATACGCACATACCGACGGAAGCGTTCGAGAAGTTCGAGCACTTCATGCGGGAAGTCCTCTCCGATCTCTCGGGGCGCGTATCCTGCCGAGAGCTGCTGTGGGAAATGGGGAAGAGGCTCGAGAGCGGCTTCCTCAGGGCCGCAGCCGACGAAGGAGTGCCGATATACTCGCCGGGAATACTGGACTCGATGGTCGGCCTGCACGTGTGGATACACTCACAGGATCACGACTTTCACCTGGACCTTGTGGACGATATGCACCATCTCGCGGACCTCGTTTTCGAAGCCGAGGAGTTAGGAGCCATCATCTTAGGCGGGAGCGTGCCGAAGCACTTCGCGATGGGGGCCGCGATGCTTCGAGGTGGTCTGGACTACGCCGTTCAGATCACGATGGATAGGCCCGAAACGGGAAGCCTCAGTGGTGCGCCTCTGGAGGAAGGTAAATCGTGGGAGAAGGTGCGAGAAGACGCCGAGGTGGCCACCATCGTGGGGGACTACCTGATAATCTTCCCACTGCTCGCATCCGGCGTCATGCAGCGGCTGGGGATCGTATGA
- a CDS encoding RimK/LysX family protein: protein METVGVTTVVTVSGLTGSKRVAARVDTGAENDSIDLKLASEIGAGPVIGVKKVRSASASRLRSERRPVVHVTLELAGRCLPSEATLADRRDMRYPMIVGRKTLRRAGVTVDPSREEEPEGDEVDPRRVVGTLKLHKRLLRTVGEKRAVTPAVLALQHGGAWSYRDGDVSSVAVPIRKLSNGVVREDLYLLLNPEIERAEGTLTRLEKCGRERVRRVAKRPRRLEVRHDGGAIIRVDPGRRRIRVRELDPGTLRLEGIPAANLHHELSHLMGDDLGPSVLEFEVE from the coding sequence TTGGAGACCGTCGGTGTAACGACAGTCGTGACGGTGTCGGGGTTGACGGGGTCGAAGCGTGTAGCAGCCCGTGTGGATACCGGTGCCGAGAACGACTCGATCGACCTGAAGCTGGCGTCGGAAATAGGCGCCGGCCCCGTCATCGGGGTGAAGAAGGTCCGCTCCGCTTCCGCTTCGCGGTTACGCTCCGAGCGTCGGCCCGTGGTTCACGTCACTTTGGAGCTGGCCGGAAGATGTCTACCCTCGGAGGCCACGCTGGCGGATCGCCGGGATATGCGGTACCCGATGATCGTTGGGCGTAAGACGCTACGCCGGGCGGGGGTCACGGTCGACCCGTCCCGTGAGGAGGAACCGGAGGGGGACGAAGTCGATCCACGTCGCGTAGTCGGTACCTTAAAGCTTCACAAAAGACTCCTGAGGACCGTCGGAGAGAAGCGCGCGGTGACCCCTGCCGTCCTGGCACTTCAGCACGGGGGAGCGTGGTCGTACCGCGACGGTGATGTATCGTCGGTGGCCGTTCCTATTCGGAAATTGTCGAACGGTGTAGTGCGTGAAGATCTCTACCTGCTTCTCAACCCCGAGATCGAGCGCGCCGAGGGTACGTTAACTAGACTCGAGAAGTGTGGTCGCGAGAGAGTTCGGCGCGTCGCGAAGCGTCCACGGCGGCTTGAAGTACGACATGATGGTGGCGCCATCATCCGCGTCGATCCGGGGCGTAGACGCATCCGTGTTCGGGAGCTCGACCCGGGAACGCTCCGACTTGAAGGCATTCCCGCCGCCAACCTTCACCACGAGCTCTCTCACCTCATGGGGGACGACCTGGGCCCCAGCGTGCTGGAGTTCGAGGTCGAGTGA